The following coding sequences are from one Brooklawnia cerclae window:
- a CDS encoding L-serine ammonia-lyase, protein MAARVGVTTLFQVGIGPSSSHTVGPMRAAASFAELIGQGLAAGAPDRSAGDLGLRVDVYGSLAATGRGHGTFGAILLGLEGYRPDAVSASEVSAELRRIEDEGLLRVRVGDGVRLVPMRQRDLVCHPLTLLPYHPNGLHFAAECAGRIVADRYYFSVGGGFVREFATPEGEDDRTDTDEGEDSFSSSSELLALCHERECPVSETMLAEELRYCGREAIYAHLDAVAQVMLDCIDAGFHSRGLLPGALKVRRRAGDLYDDLRRHDSTGAEAMTRLTAQASDWVTAAAMAVNEQNAAGERIVTAPTNGAAGIVPAVLYYALRFAPGLDRAESDTRREGIRRYLLAAAAVGSLCKRRASISGAEVGCQGEVGTAAAMAAAGLAELLGGTPGQVENAAEIAIEHHLGLTCDPVAGLVQIPCIERNGIGANTAIVAARTAVWGNGSHRVSLDEAVETMRQTGLDMSTRYKETALGGLAVNVADC, encoded by the coding sequence ATGGCAGCACGGGTTGGTGTGACGACGCTGTTCCAGGTGGGAATCGGGCCGTCCAGTTCCCACACGGTCGGGCCGATGAGAGCCGCCGCGTCGTTCGCCGAGCTGATCGGGCAGGGGCTCGCCGCCGGGGCGCCCGACCGGTCGGCCGGTGATCTCGGTCTCCGGGTGGACGTCTACGGCTCGCTGGCGGCGACCGGACGCGGCCACGGCACGTTCGGGGCGATACTCCTGGGCTTGGAGGGATACCGCCCCGATGCCGTGTCAGCGAGCGAGGTCTCTGCAGAGCTCCGGCGCATCGAGGACGAAGGCCTGCTCCGCGTCCGGGTCGGCGACGGCGTCCGGCTGGTGCCGATGCGTCAACGAGACCTCGTCTGCCATCCGCTCACCCTGCTCCCGTACCACCCGAACGGCCTGCACTTCGCGGCCGAGTGCGCGGGCAGGATCGTGGCGGACCGCTACTACTTCTCCGTGGGCGGAGGGTTCGTCCGCGAGTTCGCCACACCCGAGGGTGAGGACGACCGGACCGACACGGACGAGGGCGAGGACTCCTTCTCGTCGTCCTCGGAGCTTCTCGCCCTGTGCCATGAGCGCGAATGCCCCGTCTCGGAGACGATGCTGGCCGAGGAGCTTCGGTACTGCGGCCGCGAGGCGATCTACGCCCACCTCGACGCCGTGGCCCAGGTGATGCTCGACTGCATCGACGCCGGGTTCCACTCCAGGGGTCTGCTCCCCGGTGCGCTGAAGGTACGCCGCCGGGCGGGCGACCTGTACGACGACCTGCGGCGCCACGACAGTACGGGGGCCGAGGCGATGACGAGACTGACGGCCCAGGCGAGCGACTGGGTGACAGCGGCAGCGATGGCCGTCAACGAACAGAACGCGGCGGGGGAGCGCATCGTGACCGCCCCGACCAACGGGGCGGCCGGAATCGTCCCCGCGGTGCTCTACTACGCGTTGCGGTTCGCGCCCGGGCTCGATCGCGCGGAGTCCGACACGCGCAGGGAGGGGATCCGGCGGTATCTGCTCGCGGCGGCCGCCGTCGGATCCCTGTGCAAACGGCGAGCGTCCATCTCCGGAGCCGAGGTCGGCTGCCAGGGTGAGGTGGGCACCGCCGCGGCGATGGCGGCGGCCGGCCTCGCCGAGCTGCTGGGCGGCACACCCGGGCAGGTAGAGAACGCGGCCGAGATAGCGATCGAGCATCATCTCGGCCTCACCTGCGACCCGGTCGCGGGCCTGGTGCAGATTCCCTGCATCGAGCGCAACGGCATCGGCGCGAACACCGCGATCGTGGCCGCTCGCACCGCGGTGTGGGGGAATGGCAGCCATCGCGTCTCGCTCGACGAGGCTGTCGAGACGATGCGCCAGACCGGGCTGGACATGAGCACCCGATACAAGGAGACCGCCCTGGGTGGCCTGGCGGTGAACGTCGCGGACTGCTGA
- a CDS encoding fructose bisphosphate aldolase: MNNESARADQAERMHHGLGFIAALDQSGGSTPKALRLYGIGEDAYGTEEEMFDLVHAMRTRIMTAPSFTGDRILAAILFEKTMDRQVDALDTADYLWNRKHVVPILKVDKGLAAEADGVRLMKPMPRLDDLLDRAVAKGIFGTKMRSFVSSADDRGIVANVAQQFEIANRILAKGLVPIVEPEVDIHAPDKADAEKILKREITRHLDEVPQGKQVMLKLSIPSVADFYAETIAHPRVMRVVALSGGYTRDEANTLLARNHGMIASFSRALTQGLTVDMSDEQFDAELAASIDSIYQASIT, translated from the coding sequence ATGAACAACGAATCCGCGCGCGCGGACCAGGCCGAGCGCATGCATCATGGCTTGGGGTTCATCGCAGCACTGGACCAGAGCGGGGGGAGCACTCCGAAAGCGCTGAGGCTCTACGGGATCGGCGAGGACGCGTACGGCACCGAGGAGGAGATGTTCGACCTCGTGCACGCGATGCGCACCCGCATCATGACGGCGCCGTCCTTCACCGGCGACCGAATATTGGCTGCCATCTTGTTCGAGAAGACGATGGACCGGCAGGTCGACGCCCTCGATACGGCCGACTACCTGTGGAATCGCAAGCACGTCGTCCCGATCCTCAAGGTCGACAAGGGACTGGCCGCCGAGGCCGACGGCGTGCGGCTGATGAAACCCATGCCGCGGTTGGACGACCTGCTCGACCGGGCGGTCGCCAAAGGCATCTTCGGCACGAAGATGCGCTCGTTCGTCTCCTCGGCCGATGATCGCGGAATCGTCGCCAACGTCGCCCAGCAGTTCGAGATCGCGAACCGGATCCTGGCGAAGGGGCTGGTGCCGATCGTCGAGCCGGAGGTGGACATCCACGCGCCCGACAAGGCGGACGCCGAGAAGATCCTGAAGCGGGAGATCACCCGTCATCTGGACGAGGTGCCGCAGGGCAAGCAGGTGATGCTCAAGCTGTCGATTCCGAGCGTGGCCGATTTCTACGCGGAGACGATCGCGCATCCACGGGTCATGCGGGTCGTGGCGCTTTCGGGCGGCTACACCCGCGACGAGGCGAACACGTTGCTGGCCCGGAATCACGGGATGATCGCCAGCTTCTCCCGCGCACTCACCCAGGGGCTCACGGTCGACATGTCGGACGAGCAGTTCGACGCCGAACTCGCAGCGTCCATCGACTCCATCTACCAGGCCTCGATCACCTGA
- a CDS encoding MFS transporter, with translation MPAVSVISRSRSHRRRWWALGVLSLGLFMASLDNTILNVALPTLAFDLSASTDELQWTVDAYQVTYAGLLLVAGSLVDRWGKSRTFLVGTLLFGAFSLMAGLVSTTGLLIGARALMGVGAALLAPSTLALVSRLFVNPHERTVAFALWSGANGAGGAVGPLLSGVLLEHFRWGAIFLINVPVALVIVVGGLVVLPHGQPRKTGAGIDSPGAALSILALALLCWSVISAPGLGVFSPLVVAAFLGGAVLMVVFVVRESQTQHPILRLGLFRNRRFSVAVAVSGLVTAGGAGALFVLTQYLQFSLNYSPLETGVRILPVAAAMFGGAMAAPHLMQHILLKRTVLVGLGSVVAGFGWLSATTTQTTFTQLLPGALLFGLGAGLLVPAATQAVMDSLPPDASGVGSATNTALMQVGSALGVAVIGALLSARYRDVVESSDVFGQLGQWQHDVLQSMAAAIKAIPNLPADVGSRLDGVVQSAFIEGMRLSLMASTLAVFLALVAVAVLYPRDRRV, from the coding sequence ATGCCAGCGGTCTCCGTCATCTCTCGATCCCGCTCCCACCGACGGCGGTGGTGGGCACTGGGTGTCTTGTCGCTCGGCCTGTTCATGGCGAGCCTCGACAACACGATCCTCAACGTCGCGCTGCCCACGCTCGCGTTCGATCTGAGCGCATCCACCGACGAACTGCAATGGACGGTGGACGCGTACCAGGTGACCTATGCGGGCCTGCTGCTGGTCGCGGGATCCCTGGTGGACCGGTGGGGCAAGTCGCGCACCTTCCTCGTGGGGACGCTGCTGTTCGGCGCGTTCTCCCTCATGGCGGGCCTGGTGAGCACCACGGGCCTGCTCATCGGTGCGCGTGCACTCATGGGGGTGGGGGCTGCCCTCCTGGCGCCGTCCACCCTGGCGCTCGTCTCACGCCTGTTCGTGAACCCTCACGAGCGAACCGTCGCCTTCGCTTTGTGGTCGGGTGCGAACGGGGCAGGTGGAGCGGTCGGCCCGCTGCTGTCAGGAGTGCTGCTGGAGCACTTCAGGTGGGGCGCGATCTTCCTCATCAACGTGCCCGTCGCACTCGTCATCGTCGTCGGCGGCCTGGTCGTGCTGCCCCACGGGCAGCCCAGGAAGACCGGTGCCGGCATCGACTCACCGGGCGCCGCACTGTCGATCCTGGCCCTCGCACTGCTGTGCTGGTCGGTCATCTCCGCGCCCGGGCTGGGCGTGTTCTCCCCGCTGGTGGTTGCGGCCTTCCTCGGTGGCGCGGTGCTGATGGTCGTGTTCGTCGTCCGCGAGTCGCAGACGCAGCACCCGATCCTGCGGCTGGGGCTGTTCCGCAACCGCCGCTTCTCGGTCGCCGTGGCCGTCTCCGGGTTGGTCACGGCGGGCGGGGCCGGGGCGCTGTTCGTCCTGACCCAGTACCTCCAGTTCTCGCTGAACTACAGCCCGCTGGAGACCGGCGTACGCATCCTGCCCGTTGCCGCGGCCATGTTCGGCGGCGCGATGGCCGCGCCCCACCTGATGCAGCACATCCTCCTGAAGCGGACGGTGCTGGTTGGCCTCGGCTCGGTGGTCGCGGGCTTCGGATGGCTGTCGGCCACGACCACGCAGACCACCTTCACCCAGTTGCTGCCCGGGGCCCTGCTGTTCGGTCTGGGCGCCGGGCTGCTCGTCCCCGCCGCGACCCAGGCGGTCATGGACTCTCTTCCCCCGGATGCCAGCGGGGTCGGGTCGGCCACCAACACCGCCCTCATGCAGGTGGGAAGCGCGCTCGGCGTGGCCGTGATCGGGGCTTTGTTGTCGGCGCGGTATCGCGACGTCGTCGAGTCCAGCGACGTGTTCGGCCAACTCGGGCAATGGCAGCACGACGTGCTCCAATCGATGGCCGCCGCCATCAAGGCGATCCCCAACCTGCCCGCGGACGTCGGCTCGCGGCTGGACGGCGTCGTGCAGTCCGCGTTCATCGAGGGCATGCGGCTGAGCCTGATGGCGAGCACGCTGGCCGTGTTCCTCGCTCTGGTGGCGGTCGCCGTTCTCTACCCTCGTGACCGGCGCGTATAG
- a CDS encoding ABC transporter permease, with the protein MGLHHRRAPWSVRVAAPVLLALVVLVAWWILARSGGIPRTLLPAPGSVVERLAGDLSQGRMVTPTLVTLWEAALGCLLAAAVALPIAYLIAHNHVAEAALSPYLAASQAIPAVALAPLLVLWVGYGTLPVVLLCSVMVFFPVVLSTVLGLRSIDRDVIDAARVDGAGRTQLARWLEWPLALPATLTGLRNGFTLSITGAVVGELVMGGSGLGQRLAVQSQSNDTVGLFATLVVLSVLAIVIYLTMSGVEWLADPLASRPHWRALFRIEKEKQL; encoded by the coding sequence ATGGGTCTCCATCATCGTCGTGCTCCATGGAGTGTGCGCGTCGCGGCCCCCGTCCTGCTCGCGCTCGTCGTGCTCGTCGCGTGGTGGATTCTGGCGAGGTCGGGCGGTATCCCGCGCACGCTGTTGCCCGCGCCGGGCTCGGTGGTCGAACGCTTGGCGGGTGACCTGTCACAGGGACGGATGGTGACACCGACACTGGTCACACTGTGGGAGGCCGCGCTGGGGTGCCTGCTGGCCGCCGCGGTCGCGCTGCCCATCGCCTACCTCATCGCCCACAACCATGTCGCCGAGGCGGCCTTGTCGCCCTATCTCGCGGCGTCCCAGGCCATCCCCGCGGTGGCTCTCGCGCCCCTCCTGGTGCTCTGGGTGGGATACGGGACGCTGCCGGTCGTCCTCCTGTGCTCGGTCATGGTGTTCTTCCCCGTGGTCCTGTCGACGGTGCTGGGGCTTCGTAGCATCGACCGCGACGTCATCGACGCGGCACGGGTCGACGGGGCCGGGCGGACGCAACTGGCCCGCTGGCTGGAGTGGCCGCTTGCCCTCCCGGCCACCCTGACCGGCCTGCGCAACGGGTTCACTCTGTCGATCACGGGGGCCGTGGTCGGCGAGCTCGTCATGGGAGGCAGCGGTCTGGGGCAGAGGCTCGCGGTGCAGTCGCAGTCCAACGACACCGTGGGGCTCTTCGCGACCCTGGTCGTCCTCAGCGTTCTTGCCATCGTCATCTATCTGACCATGAGCGGCGTGGAATGGCTGGCCGATCCGTTGGCCTCCCGCCCGCACTGGCGCGCCCTGTTCCGTATCGAGAAGGAGAAACAACTATGA
- a CDS encoding ABC transporter substrate-binding protein: MKLSRRAFLGVAAAAGLVACAPNNGGSSASSSSGGGTALTLGLTYVPDIQFAPVYVAHKQGWYAEAGLDVTLRHHGANEQLLGALQTGDEDVVYAGGGEMLQARGEGIPVVDFATLYQQYPVAVIVPDASPVRSLSDLRGHSIGLPGEYGENWYCLLAVLAQAGLTRDDLDIQSIGYTQHAALTGGKVDSVVGYVNNDVVRFGEAGFAIRTLTVDDPPLVSVGFGTLDDTLAARPDDLRALLAGTEKGASFCAQNPAQAVELSSEYIPTLTDDDQKAVAQATLTATMPLYQSDRFGQQDAGRWGRMATFFASNGLVSQEVPAEEAFSTVITEG; encoded by the coding sequence ATGAAACTGTCCCGTCGCGCCTTCCTGGGGGTCGCCGCGGCAGCCGGGTTGGTCGCCTGCGCGCCGAACAACGGGGGCTCGTCGGCGTCCTCGTCGTCCGGCGGCGGCACGGCGCTCACCCTCGGGCTCACCTACGTGCCCGACATCCAGTTCGCCCCGGTCTACGTCGCGCACAAGCAGGGCTGGTATGCCGAGGCCGGGCTCGACGTGACGCTGCGCCACCACGGGGCCAACGAGCAGCTCCTGGGTGCGCTGCAGACCGGCGACGAGGACGTGGTCTACGCGGGCGGCGGCGAGATGCTGCAGGCTCGGGGCGAGGGCATCCCGGTGGTCGACTTCGCCACGCTCTACCAGCAGTACCCGGTGGCGGTCATCGTCCCGGATGCCTCACCGGTGCGGTCCCTGTCCGACCTGCGCGGGCACAGCATCGGGCTGCCGGGCGAATACGGCGAGAACTGGTATTGCCTGCTCGCGGTACTGGCGCAAGCAGGCCTCACCCGCGACGACCTCGACATCCAGTCCATCGGCTACACCCAGCACGCCGCCCTCACCGGTGGGAAGGTGGATTCGGTGGTCGGCTACGTCAACAACGACGTCGTCCGGTTCGGCGAGGCGGGGTTCGCGATCCGCACCCTTACCGTGGACGATCCGCCGCTGGTCAGCGTCGGGTTCGGAACTCTCGACGACACGCTGGCCGCCCGGCCCGACGACCTGAGGGCGTTGCTGGCCGGGACCGAGAAAGGCGCGTCCTTCTGCGCACAGAACCCTGCACAGGCGGTCGAGTTGTCGAGCGAGTACATCCCGACCCTCACCGACGACGACCAGAAGGCGGTGGCACAAGCCACCCTCACCGCAACCATGCCGCTCTACCAGAGCGACCGGTTCGGGCAGCAGGACGCGGGGCGCTGGGGTCGCATGGCGACGTTCTTCGCGTCCAACGGTCTGGTCAGCCAGGAGGTGCCGGCCGAGGAGGCGTTCTCGACCGTCATCACCGAGGGGTAG
- the metX gene encoding homoserine O-acetyltransferase MetX produces the protein MPEFGDGLGVVETRNVQLFDAKNPLVLTSGEQLDEVVVAYETYGTLNADRSNAIYICHALTGDAHAAGWHPGDRRPGWWDTMIGPGKAIDTDHWFVVCSNMLGGCQGTTGPSSINPATDQPWGLDFPLLDMADFVTVHRALCSHLGVTRLHAAVGGSLGGMQVLRWAIDHPADMDDAVVVAASSRLTAQNIAFSAVGREAIMLDENFHAGRFAELDTNPDVGLAIARMMAHITYNSEEGFQEKFGRDLQYGRSSRGFGVDFAVEGYLEHQGEVFLSRFDALSYLYLTRVMDYFDPFAAPDALDALRKDPVRFLVISFDSDWRFSTEHSRRIVRRLAAAHLPVSFRDIRAPWGHDSFLLTIDSYLATVKAFVESDHEFRYTAWERE, from the coding sequence ATGCCGGAATTCGGGGACGGGCTCGGGGTGGTCGAGACCAGGAACGTCCAGCTGTTCGATGCGAAGAATCCCCTGGTGCTGACCAGCGGTGAGCAGCTGGACGAGGTCGTCGTCGCCTACGAGACCTATGGCACGCTCAACGCCGACCGCAGCAACGCGATCTACATCTGCCATGCGCTCACCGGCGACGCGCACGCCGCGGGCTGGCACCCGGGCGACCGGCGCCCCGGTTGGTGGGACACGATGATCGGCCCCGGCAAGGCCATCGACACCGACCACTGGTTCGTGGTGTGTTCGAACATGCTCGGCGGCTGTCAGGGGACGACGGGCCCGAGCTCGATCAACCCCGCCACGGACCAGCCCTGGGGACTCGACTTCCCCCTGCTCGACATGGCCGACTTCGTGACGGTGCACCGGGCCCTGTGCAGCCATCTCGGGGTCACCCGGTTGCACGCCGCCGTCGGCGGATCGCTCGGAGGCATGCAGGTGCTGAGGTGGGCCATCGACCACCCCGCGGACATGGACGACGCCGTGGTCGTCGCGGCCTCCAGCAGGCTGACGGCTCAGAACATCGCCTTCTCCGCCGTGGGACGCGAGGCGATCATGCTGGACGAGAACTTCCACGCCGGGCGGTTCGCCGAACTGGACACCAACCCCGACGTGGGGCTGGCGATCGCCCGGATGATGGCCCACATCACCTACAACTCGGAGGAGGGGTTCCAGGAGAAGTTCGGCCGCGACCTGCAGTACGGGCGCTCCTCGCGCGGGTTCGGAGTCGACTTCGCGGTCGAGGGATACCTCGAACACCAGGGGGAGGTCTTCCTGTCTCGGTTCGACGCCCTGTCCTACCTCTACCTCACACGCGTCATGGACTACTTCGATCCCTTCGCCGCCCCCGACGCACTCGACGCCCTGCGCAAGGATCCCGTCCGGTTCCTGGTGATCAGCTTCGACAGCGACTGGCGGTTCTCGACCGAGCACAGCCGGCGGATCGTCCGCCGCCTGGCAGCCGCCCATCTGCCCGTGAGCTTCCGCGACATCCGGGCGCCATGGGGACACGACTCGTTCCTCCTCACGATCGACTCGTATCTGGCAACGGTGAAGGCCTTCGTCGAGTCGGACCACGAGTTCCGGTACACCGCCTGGGAGCGCGAATGA